Proteins encoded by one window of Cervus canadensis isolate Bull #8, Minnesota chromosome 18, ASM1932006v1, whole genome shotgun sequence:
- the LOC122421408 gene encoding zinc finger protein 260 isoform X3, whose translation MIRMLESLRPESDLLQHDQIHTGEKLYECNECGKTFSLKQNLTEHKKMHTAEKSHKCTECGKVFSRVSSLTLHLRSHTGKKSYQCNKCGKAFSQKGNLLTHQKHHTGEKPYECGKASIQMSSLIKHQRNHIGNKPYACKECGKAFSGKSYLSEHEKIHTGEKPFECNQCGRAFSQKQYLVKHQNIHSGKKPFKCNECGKAFSQKENLIIHQRIHTGEKPYECKGCGKAFIQKSSLIRHQRSHTGEKPYICKECGKAFSGKSNLTEHEKIHIGEKPYKCNECGTIFRQKQYLIKHHNIHTGEKPYECNKCGKAFSRITSLIVHVRIHTGDKPYECKICGKAFCQSSSLTVHMRSHTGEKPYGCNECGKAFSQFSTLALHMRIHTGEKPYQCNECGKAFSQKSHHIRHQRIHTH comes from the coding sequence ATGATAAGAATGCTGGAAAGCCTTCGGCCTGAATCAGATCTCCTTCAGCATGAtcaaattcatactggagagaaacttTATGAATGTAATGAGTGTGGAAAAACATTTAGCCTGAAGCAAAACCTCACAGAGCATAAGAAAATGCATACTGCAGAGAAATCACATAAATGTACTGAATGTGGTAAAGTGTTCTCTCGAGTCTCATCCCTTACTCTACATTTGAGAAGTCATACAGGAAAGAAATCATATCAATGTAAtaaatgtggaaaagcctttagcCAGAAAGGAAACTTGCTTACTCACCAAAAAcatcatactggagagaaaccttatgaatgtGGGAAAGCTTCTATTCAGATGTCAAGCCTTATTAAACACCAGAGAAATCATATTGGAAACAAACCCTATGCATGTaaggaatgtggcaaagccttcagTGGCAAATCATATCTCTCCGAGCATGAGAAaattcatacaggagagaaacccttTGAATGTAACCAATGTGGAAGAGCCTTCAGCCAGAAGCAATACCTCGTCAAACATCAGAATATCCATAGTGGAAAGAAACCCTTTAAATGTAATGAGTGTGGAAAAGCCTTTAGCCAGAAAGAAAACCTCATTATCCAtcaaagaattcatactggagagaaaccttatgaatgtaaAGGGTGTGGGAAAGCTTTCATTCAGAAGTCAAGCCTCATTAGACATCAGAGAAgtcatacaggagagaaaccttatatatgtaaggaatgtggaaaagccttcagtGGCAAGTCAAACCTCACTGAGCATGAGAAAATTCATAttggagagaaaccctataagTGTAATGAATGTGGAACAATCTTTAGGCAGAAGCAGTACCTCATTAAACATCACAATattcatacaggagagaaaccctatgaatgtaataaatgtggaaaagccttctcTCGAATCACATCACTTATTGTACATGTGAGAATTCATACAGGTGATAAGCCTTATGAATGTAAAATATGTGGGAAAGCCTTCTGTCAAAGCTCATCTCTTACTGTGCATATGAGAAGCCATACAGGTGAGAAGCCCTATGGTtgcaatgaatgtgggaaagccttctcTCAGTTCTCAACTCTTGCTCTGCATATGAGAATCCATACTGGAGAAAAACCTTATCAgtgtaatgaatgtgggaaagcttttAGCCAGAAGTCACATCATATTagacatcagagaattcatactcaTTAA